The nucleotide sequence TTCCTGGGGTTTATAATACCTTTGATTATTCTCGGACTGGTTGCTCCCGGAATTGCAGATTTAGGTAAAGGTGCCGGTAAATTACTTGGAATAACGGCTCTGATAGCATATGGTTCTACTATTTTTTCCGGATTTTTTTCATAT is from Candidatus Cloacimonas sp. and encodes:
- a CDS encoding cation:dicarboxylase symporter family transporter produces the protein MINFKVGLLTKIIIAIILGILSSFIFPIPVVKFFVTINSVFSNFLGFIIPLIILGLVAPGIADLGKGAGKLLGITALIAYGSTIFSGFFSY